The Coffea eugenioides isolate CCC68of unplaced genomic scaffold, Ceug_1.0 ScVebR1_1170;HRSCAF=1979, whole genome shotgun sequence genome includes a window with the following:
- the LOC113755070 gene encoding uncharacterized protein LOC113755070: MASLIPDRVKRLWDDWNLRAAVLISLFFQMVLISLATSRKRTGNRIVNAIIWSFYLLADWLAAFAVGLISNGQSNGNPDKFRVNEDLAAFWAPFLLLHLGGPDNITAFSLEDNELWIRHLLGLVIQLVAVAYVFAQSIDNVLSVPIILLFLAGAIKYAERTRALYLGCLGNFKASMLPMPDAGPNYVQLMEEYSSRKAADVPVRIKIENEPERGSQTSGIPDWTTEEEITHLEVVQKGYEFFTTFRGLIVDHMFSFHERNQSRSFFSRRSTHDAFRVMEVELNFMYDSLYTKMAVVHGYIGFVFRFICSVLIVLSFVEFESHRSPEINHFDVTVTYILLYGAVGLDLVALIKVIFSDWTVVVLKNGRVKRIVSAVRDKLSSDRRWSNTISQHNLINFCLNQRWRWLDIAAETVGLKAFLDEMKYKKDFVIQDNLKVFIFEELKDKARKAETNKDAKEIYSARGQRALSGYIRSRSDTISSSVGEEVDYDESLLLWHIATELCYSKSDDAENPNREFCKLISDYMLYLLVMRPTMMSAVAGIGQIRFQDTCEEAKKFFSRWKTESRPSISTALDICSKLNIYVAAKNTPPATESSSATTRQRDACQKLLNVDTEVKPIYVKGDRSKSVLFDACMLAKELRNLEYDQRWEIMSKVWVELLSYAASHCRPNAHAQELSKGGELITFVWILMAHFGLGEQFRIEAGHARAKLIVEK; the protein is encoded by the coding sequence ATGGCCTCCCTCATCCCTGACAGGGTAAAGAGGCTATGGGATGATTGGAATCTTCGTGCTGCAGTCCTTATTAGTCTTTTCTTCCAAATGGTGTTAATATCCTTAGCAACATCGCGGAAACGAACAGGAAACAGAATAGTGAATGCCATAATATGGTCTTTTTATCTGCTTGCCGATTGGCTTGCTGCTTTTGCTGTTGGACTTATCTCTAATGGCCAAAGTAATGGCAATCCTGATAAATTCAGAGTCAATGAAGATCTTGCGGCATTTTGGGCTCCATTTTTATTGTTACATCTTGGTGGCCCTGATAACATCACTGCTTTCTCCCTTGAAGATAATGAGTTGTGGATCCGGCATCTGCTTGGGCTTGTCATTCAGCTTGTTGCTGTTGCTTACGTCTTTGCCCAGTCCATCGATAATGTACTCTCAGTTCCAATAATACTCTTGTTTTTGGCTGGAGCTATTAAATATGCTGAGCGAACTCGTGCTCTATATTTAGGTTGCTTGGGTAATTTCAAGGCTTCTATGCTTCCAATGCCAGATGCTGGACCAAATTATGTTCAGCTTATGGAGGAGTACTCATCTAGGAAAGCTGCTGATGTTCCGGTTAGGATAAAAATAGAGAACGAACCTGAGAGAGGCTCTCAGACTTCTGGAATTCCAGATTGGACTACTGAAGAAGAAATAACTCACCTAGAAGTTGTGCAGAAGGGGTATGAATTTTTCACCACTTTTAGGGGGCTGATTGTTGACCATATGTTTAGCTTCCATGAACGTAATCAAAGCAGAAGCTTCTTCTCCCGAAGATCTACCCATGATGCTTTCAGAGTGATGGAGGTGGAGCTCAATTTCATGTATGATTCTCTCTACACTAAGATGGCTGTGGTACACGGTTACATAGGTTTTGTTTTCCGTTTCATCTGCTCTGTACTTATAGTGCTTTCTTTTGTGGAATTTGAATCACATCGTAGTCCTGAGATCAACCATTTTGATGTTACTGTTACCTACATTTTGCTTTATGGTGCTGTTGGCTTGGATCTTGTGGCTTTGATTAAGGTCATTTTCTCTGACTGGACTGTAGTTGTGCTTAAGAATGGCAGAGTTAAACGAATTGTATCTGCGGTCCGTGACAAGCTGTCATCTGATCGAAGGTGGTCTAATACAATCTCGCAGCATAACTTGATCAATTTTTGCCTGAATCAGCGGTGGAGATGGTTAGATATTGCAGCTGAAACCGTTGGACTCAAGGCATTTCTTgatgaaatgaaatacaaaaaGGACTTTGTCATTCAGGATAATTTGAAAGTATTTATCTTTGAAGAGCTCAAGGATAAAGCTCGTAAGGCAGAAACCAATAAAGATGCTAAAGAAATATACTCGGCAAGAGGTCAACGGGCTCTGTCAGGTTACATTCGCAGCAGATCTGACACCATCTCATCAAGTGTAGGTGAGGAAGTTGATTATGACGAAAGCCTGTTGCTGTGGCATATTGCCACTGAGCTTTGCTATTCCAAAAGTGATGATGCTGAAAATCCCAATCGTGAATTTTGCAAGCTTATATCTGATTATATGTTGTATCTCTTGGTTATGCGGCCTACAATGATGTCTGCAGTTGCTGGCATTGGACAGATTCGATTTCAGGACACGTGTGAAGAAGCTAAGAAGTTTTTCAGCAGGTGGAAGACAGAATCAAGGCCATCAATTTCAACAGCCTTGGATATCTGCTCGAAATTGAACATCTACGTCGCAGCCAAGAATACACCCCCTGCAACAGAGTCAAGTTCAGCAACTACCCGACAAAGAGATGCATGTCAAAAGCTACTTAATGTAGATACAGAGGTTAAACCCATTTATGTGAAGGGTGACAGAAGCAAATCAGTGTTGTTTGATGCCTGTATGCTCGCAAAGGAATTGAGAAACTTGGAGTATGATCAAAGGTGGGAGATAATGAGCAAAGTGTGGGTGGAACTGTTGTCCTATGCTGCCAGTCACTGCCGACCAAATGCTCATGCCCAGGAGCTCAGTAAAGGAGGTGAGCTGATTACTTTCGTTTGGATACTGATGGCTCATTTCGGATTAGGAGAACAATTTCGGATTGAGGCTGGGCATGCAAGAGCAAAATTGATCGTGGAAAAGTAG